In the Gorilla gorilla gorilla isolate KB3781 chromosome 10, NHGRI_mGorGor1-v2.1_pri, whole genome shotgun sequence genome, one interval contains:
- the B3GNT4 gene encoding N-acetyllactosaminide beta-1,3-N-acetylglucosaminyltransferase 4 isoform X1, giving the protein MLPPQPSAAHQGRGGRSGLLPKGPAMLCRLGWLVSYSLAVLLLGCLLFLRKEAKPAGDPMAHQPFWAPPTPRHSRCPPNHTVSSASLSLPSRHRLFLTYRHCRNFSILLEPSGCSKDTFLLLAIKSQPGHVERRAAIRSTWGRARGRQLKLVFLLGVAGPAPPAQLLAYESREFDDILQWDFTEDFFNLTLKELHLQRWVVAACPQAHFMLKGDDDVFVHVPNVLEFLDGWDPAQDLLVGDVIRQALPNRNTKVKYFIPPSMYRATHYPPYAGGGGYVMSRATVRRLQAIMEEAELFPIDDVFVGMCLRRLGLSPMHHAGFKTFGIRRPLDPLDPCLYRGLLLVHRLSPLEMWTMWALVTDEGLKCAAAPIPQR; this is encoded by the coding sequence GGACCGGCGATGCTCTGCAGGCTGGGCTGGCTTGTCTCGTACAGCTTGGCTGTGCTGTTGCTCGGCTGCCTGCTCTTCCTGAGGAAGGAGGCCAAGCCCGCAGGAGACCCCATGGCCCACCAGCCTTTCTGGGCTCCCCCAACACCCCGTCACAGCCGGTGTCCACCCAACCACACAGTGTCCAGCGCCTCTCTGTCCCTGCCTAGCCGTCACCGTCTCTTCTTGACCTATCGCCACTGCCGAAATTTCTCTATCTTGCTGGAGCCTTCAGGCTGTTCCAAGGATACCTTCTTGCTCCTGGCCATCAAGTCACAGCCTGGTCACGTGGAGCGACGTGCTGCTATCCGCAGCACGTGGGGCAGGGCTAGGGGCCGGCAGCTGAAGCTGGTTTTCCTCCTAGGGGTGGCAGGACCCGCTCCCCCAGCCCAGCTGCTGGCCTATGAGAGTAGGGAGTTTGATGACATCCTCCAGTGGGACTTCACTGAGGACTTCTTCAACCTGACGCTCAAGGAGCTGCACCTGCAGCGCTGGGTGGTGGCTGCCTGCCCCCAGGCCCATTTCATGCTAAAGGGAGATGACGATGTCTTTGTCCACGTCCCCAACGTGTTAGAGTTCCTGGATGGCTGGGACCCAGCCCAGGACCTCCTGGTGGGAGATGTCATCCGCCAAGCCCTGCCCAACAGGAACACTAAGGTCAAATACTTCATCCCACCCTCAATGTACAGAGCCACCCACTACCCACCCTATGCTGGTGGGGGAGGATATGTCATGTCCCGAGCCACAGTGCGGCGCCTCCAGGCTATCATGGAAGAGGCCGAACTCTTCCCCATTGATGATGTCTTTGTGGGTATGTGCCTGAGGAGGCTGGGGCTGAGCCCCATGCACCATGCTGGCTTCAAGACATTTGGAATCCGGCGGCCCCTGGACCCCTTAGACCCCTGCCTGTATAGGGGGCTCCTGCTGGTGCACCGCCTCAGCCCCCTCGAGATGTGGACCATGTGGGCACTGGTGACAGATGAGGGGCTCAAGTGTGCAGCTGCCCCCATACCCCAGCGCTGA
- the B3GNT4 gene encoding N-acetyllactosaminide beta-1,3-N-acetylglucosaminyltransferase 4 isoform X2, with protein MLCRLGWLVSYSLAVLLLGCLLFLRKEAKPAGDPMAHQPFWAPPTPRHSRCPPNHTVSSASLSLPSRHRLFLTYRHCRNFSILLEPSGCSKDTFLLLAIKSQPGHVERRAAIRSTWGRARGRQLKLVFLLGVAGPAPPAQLLAYESREFDDILQWDFTEDFFNLTLKELHLQRWVVAACPQAHFMLKGDDDVFVHVPNVLEFLDGWDPAQDLLVGDVIRQALPNRNTKVKYFIPPSMYRATHYPPYAGGGGYVMSRATVRRLQAIMEEAELFPIDDVFVGMCLRRLGLSPMHHAGFKTFGIRRPLDPLDPCLYRGLLLVHRLSPLEMWTMWALVTDEGLKCAAAPIPQR; from the coding sequence ATGCTCTGCAGGCTGGGCTGGCTTGTCTCGTACAGCTTGGCTGTGCTGTTGCTCGGCTGCCTGCTCTTCCTGAGGAAGGAGGCCAAGCCCGCAGGAGACCCCATGGCCCACCAGCCTTTCTGGGCTCCCCCAACACCCCGTCACAGCCGGTGTCCACCCAACCACACAGTGTCCAGCGCCTCTCTGTCCCTGCCTAGCCGTCACCGTCTCTTCTTGACCTATCGCCACTGCCGAAATTTCTCTATCTTGCTGGAGCCTTCAGGCTGTTCCAAGGATACCTTCTTGCTCCTGGCCATCAAGTCACAGCCTGGTCACGTGGAGCGACGTGCTGCTATCCGCAGCACGTGGGGCAGGGCTAGGGGCCGGCAGCTGAAGCTGGTTTTCCTCCTAGGGGTGGCAGGACCCGCTCCCCCAGCCCAGCTGCTGGCCTATGAGAGTAGGGAGTTTGATGACATCCTCCAGTGGGACTTCACTGAGGACTTCTTCAACCTGACGCTCAAGGAGCTGCACCTGCAGCGCTGGGTGGTGGCTGCCTGCCCCCAGGCCCATTTCATGCTAAAGGGAGATGACGATGTCTTTGTCCACGTCCCCAACGTGTTAGAGTTCCTGGATGGCTGGGACCCAGCCCAGGACCTCCTGGTGGGAGATGTCATCCGCCAAGCCCTGCCCAACAGGAACACTAAGGTCAAATACTTCATCCCACCCTCAATGTACAGAGCCACCCACTACCCACCCTATGCTGGTGGGGGAGGATATGTCATGTCCCGAGCCACAGTGCGGCGCCTCCAGGCTATCATGGAAGAGGCCGAACTCTTCCCCATTGATGATGTCTTTGTGGGTATGTGCCTGAGGAGGCTGGGGCTGAGCCCCATGCACCATGCTGGCTTCAAGACATTTGGAATCCGGCGGCCCCTGGACCCCTTAGACCCCTGCCTGTATAGGGGGCTCCTGCTGGTGCACCGCCTCAGCCCCCTCGAGATGTGGACCATGTGGGCACTGGTGACAGATGAGGGGCTCAAGTGTGCAGCTGCCCCCATACCCCAGCGCTGA